The following are encoded together in the Oreochromis aureus strain Israel breed Guangdong linkage group 18, ZZ_aureus, whole genome shotgun sequence genome:
- the LOC116316201 gene encoding 5-beta-cholestane-3-alpha,7-alpha-diol 12-alpha-hydroxylase-like, whose product MNLCWLTESVMELLLPILLGFLACLVGGLYLLRVFRQRRPGEPPLDKGLIPWLGHVLEFRRNTLKFLERMEKKHGDIFTVQLGGFYITFLQDPFSFGGFVKESREKLDARKVALHLAHRVFGYKAVEGERRILRISSNKHLKGEGLQEVTQAFMSNLQNMMLHNIGSAAEDRTWKEDGLFRYSYNVVFRAGYLALFGNVPPKSEQSEEKAKEKDRAESEALFHEFRKYDQLFPRLAYGVLPPMEKLAAERLKTYFWDVLSILKMKTKDNISGWVWDIQQGKEEMGIDMSMINRYMLVLLWASQSNIGPSSFWLLLFLMKHPEAMKAVKEEVDKVLKESGQEVRPGGPMVNLTPEMLLKTPILDSAVEENLRLTAAPLLTRAVIKDMTFKMADGREYLLRKGDRIAIFPFSSVHHDPEIHPEPHSFKYDRFLNPDGTKKTDFYKAGKKVKYYTMPWGSGVSMCPGRFFATSELKQFVFLMLVYFELELMNPDEKIPETDVSRYGFGTMQPVRDVQFRYRLRY is encoded by the coding sequence ATGAATCTGTGCTGGTTAACTGAATCAGtcatggagctgctgctgccgaTCCTTCTTGGCTTCCTTGCTTGTCTGGTCGGAGGGCTGTACCTTCTCAGAGTGTTCAGACAGCGGCGACCAGGAGAACCCCCCCTTGATAAAGGGCTCATTCCTTGGTTGGGTCATGTCTTAGAGTTTCGCAGGAACACCTTGAAGTTCCTAGAGAGAATGGAGAAGAAGCACGGTGATATATTTACAGTACAGCTGGGAGGGTTTTATATTACATTTCTCCAGGACCCTTTTTCATTTGGGGGATTCGTTAAGGAGAGTCGGGAGAAACTGGACGCTCGAAAGGTTGCTCTGCATCTGGCGCACAGAGTGTTTGGATATAAAGCTGTTGAAGGGGAGCGTAGGATTCTCCGCATTTCCAGCAACAAGCATCTGAAGGGGGAAGGTCTGCAAGAAGTCACCCAAGCTTTTATGAGTAATTTACAAAACATGATGTTGCACAACATTGGATCAGCTGCAGAGGACAGGACCTGGAAAGAAGATGGACTGTTCAGGTACAGCTACAATGTTGTTTTCAGAGCTGGATATTTGGCCTTGTTTGGCAATGTGCCACCCAAGTCTGAACAAAGTGAGGAGAAAgccaaagagaaagacagagctgAATCAGAAGCTTTGTTTCATGAGTTTCGTAAATATGACCAGCTCTTCCCCAGACTGGCGTATGGGGTCCTCCCACCGATGGAAAAGTTGGCTGCAGAGAGGTTGAAGACATACTTCTGGGATGTTCTGTCAATCCTGAAAATGAAAACCAAGGACAATATCAGTGGCTGGGTGTGGGACATACAGCAGGGTAAAGAGGAGATGGGTATCGATATGTCAATGATAAACAGATACATGTTAGTGCTTCTTTGGGCCTCTCAGAGCAACATAGGGCCTTCTTCATTCTggctgctcctcttcctcatgaAACACCCAGAAGCCATGAAAGCAGTGAAGGAAGAGGTGGATAAAGTTCTGAAAGAATCTGGACAGGAGGTCCGGCCTGGTGGTCCTATGGTCAACTTGACCCCTGAAATGCTGTTGAAAACACCGATCCTGGACAGTGCTGTCGAAGAGAACCTCCGACTCACTGCTGCACCCCTCCTCACCCGGGCAGTGATAAAGGACATGACCTTCAAGATGGCTGATGGGCGTGAATATTTACTTCGCAAGGGTGACAGAATTGCAATCTTTCCTTTCAGTTCTGTCCACCATGACCCAGAGATCCATCCTGAGCCGCACTCATTCAAATATGACCGCTTCCTGAATCCAGACGGGACCAAGAAAACTGATTTTTACAAAGCGGGAAAGAAGGTAAAATATTACACCATGCCCTGGGGATCCGGGGTCTCCATGTGCCCTGGCCGTTTCTTTGCCACCAGTGAGCTGAAACAGTTTGTTTTCCTCATGTTGGTCTATTTTGAACTTGAGCTGATGAATCCTGATGAGAAGATTCCTGAAACTGACGTCAGTCGATACGGTTTTGGAACAATGCAACCTGTCAGAGATGTCCAGTTCAGATACAGACTCAGATATTAA
- the LOC116316225 gene encoding 7-alpha-hydroxycholest-4-en-3-one 12-alpha-hydroxylase-like, whose protein sequence is MNLCWLTESVMELLLPILLGFLACLVGGLYLLGVFRQRRPGEPPLDKGLIPWLGHVLEFRRNTLKFLERMEKKHGDIFTVQLGGFYITFVQDPFSFGGFVKESRDKLDFRKFALHLVYRVFGYKTVEGEHSILHNSSNKHLKGEGLQELTQSFMSNLQNMMLHNIGSAAEDRTWKEDGLFRYSYNVVFRAGYLALFGNVPPKSEQSEEKAKEKDRAESEALFHEFRKYDQLFPRLAYGVLPPMEKLAAERLKTYFWDVLSILKMKTKDNISGWVWDIQQGKEEMGIDMSMINRYMFVLLWASQGNTGPSSFWLLLFLMKHPEAMKAVKEEVDKVLKESGQEVRPGGPMVNLTREMLLKTPILDSAVEETLRLTAAPLLTRAVIKEMTFKMADGREYLLRKGDRIAIFPFSSVHHDPEIHPEPHSFKYDRFLNPDGTKKTDFYKAGKKVKYYTMPWGSGVSMCPGRFFATNELKQFVFLMLVYFEFELKNPDVKIPEIDLSRYGFGTMQPVRDVQFRFRLRY, encoded by the coding sequence ATGAATCTGTGCTGGTTAACTGAATCAGtcatggagctgctgctgccgaTCCTTCTTGGCTTCCTTGCTTGTCTGGTCGGAGGGCTGTACCTTCTCGGAGTGTTCAGACAGCGGCGACCAGGAGAACCCCCCCTTGATAAAGGGCTCATTCCTTGGTTGGGTCATGTCTTAGAGTTTCGCAGGAACACCTTGAAGTTCCTAGAGAGAATGGAGAAGAAGCACGGTGATATATTTACAGTACAGCTGGGAGGGTTTTATATTACATTTGTCCAGGACCCTTTTTCATTTGGGGGCTTTGTTAAGGAGAGTCGGGACAAACTGGACTTTCGAAAGTTTGCTCTGCATCTGGTGTACAGAGTGTTTGGATACAAAACTGTTGAAGGGGAGCACAGTATTCTCCACAATTCCAGCAACAAGCATCTGAAGGGGGAAGGTCTGCAAGAACTGACCCAGTCTTTTATGAGTAATTTACAGAACATGATGTTGCACAACATTGGATCAGCTGCAGAGGACAGGACCTGGAAAGAAGATGGACTGTTCAGGTACAGCTACAATGTTGTTTTCAGAGCTGGATATTTGGCCTTGTTTGGCAATGTGCCACCCAAGTCTGAACAAAGTGAGGAGAAAgccaaagagaaagacagagctgAATCAGAAGCTTTGTTTCATGAGTTTCGTAAATATGACCAGCTCTTCCCCAGACTGGCGTATGGGGTCCTTCCACCGATGGAAAAGTTGGCTGCAGAGAGGTTGAAGACATACTTCTGGGATGTTCTGTCAATCCTGAAAATGAAAACCAAGGACAATATCAGTGGCTGGGTGTGGGACATACAGCAGGGTAAAGAGGAGATGGGTATCGATATGTCAATGATAAACAGATACATGTTTGTGCTTCTTTGGGCCTCTCAGGGCAACACAGGGCCTTCTTCATTCTggctgctcctcttcctcatgaAACACCCAGAAGCCATGAAAGCAGTGAAGGAAGAGGTGGATAAAGTTCTGAAAGAATCTGGACAGGAGGTCCGGCCTGGTGGTCCTATGGTCAACCTGACCCGTGAAATGCTGTTGAAAACACCGATCCTGGACAGTGCTGTCGAAGAGACCCTCCGACTCACTGCTGCACCCCTCCTCACCAGGGCAGTGATAAAGGAAATGACCTTCAAGATGGCTGATGGGCGTGAATATTTACTTCGCAAGGGTGACAGAATTGCAATCTTTCCTTTCAGTTCTGTCCACCATGACCCAGAGATCCATCCTGAGCCGCACTCATTCAAATATGACCGCTTCCTGAATCCAGACGGGACCAAGAAAACTGATTTTTACAAAGCGGGGAAGAAGGTAAAATATTACACCATGCCCTGGGGATCCGGGGTCTCCATGTGCCCTGGCCGTTTCTTTGCCACCAATGAGCTGAAACAGTTTGTTTTCCTCATGTTGGTCTATTTTGAGTTTGAGCTGAAGAATCCGGATGTGAAGATACCTGAAATTGACCTCAGTCGATACGGCTTTGGAACGATGCAACCTGTCAGAGATGTCCAGTTCAGATTTAGACTCAGATATTAA